One genomic segment of Actinoplanes ianthinogenes includes these proteins:
- a CDS encoding lipopolysaccharide biosynthesis protein → MSELRVDQQTTTAEPASRRVNRLTWLIGHLREPYVQLIASQMLTGAVAFAANILMVRSLTPTHRGEVALLLQVTYLATQVLLLGTERSFVATYHNVAPGPAVRAYAKLLLVPCAVGLAGAVIFTAVAPHRSNPGPVIVAMLAWYTVVEASSLATRSIAIAVGRVRDFMMCRVIESGLLLVMLVGLYAAHTSHPEVWFLAYLVAGAAPTIVYLAIWLRLPPDPNAAPVRHEQGRMVRREGLSLFPAAISNMAMLRVDRLVIPALASTAALGLYTSVATMTELLAWPLRAFADARLGRWRAAHNDGTLRATPIILAAAVYTLVVVPFVAGGLYLLIVPVFGHQYSPAKVVVLPLVVAAGLYAISRITLGLLIARGHGTLVSAAEITGFAVSFAVYLLLIPRLGILGAAYGSLAGYGACLVFALVASRLVKDKSRV, encoded by the coding sequence GTGAGTGAACTGCGGGTGGACCAGCAGACGACCACGGCGGAGCCGGCGTCCCGCCGGGTCAACCGGCTCACGTGGCTGATCGGGCACCTCCGGGAACCCTACGTCCAGCTGATCGCCTCGCAGATGCTCACCGGCGCGGTGGCCTTCGCGGCGAACATCCTGATGGTCCGCTCGCTGACCCCGACCCACCGGGGCGAGGTCGCGCTGCTGTTGCAGGTCACCTACCTGGCGACCCAGGTGCTGCTGCTGGGCACCGAGCGCAGCTTCGTGGCCACCTATCACAACGTGGCCCCGGGACCGGCGGTCCGGGCGTACGCGAAACTGCTTCTGGTGCCGTGTGCGGTCGGCCTGGCCGGAGCCGTGATCTTCACAGCGGTCGCGCCGCACCGGAGCAACCCCGGCCCGGTGATCGTCGCGATGCTGGCCTGGTACACCGTGGTCGAGGCGTCCTCGCTGGCCACCCGGTCGATCGCGATCGCGGTGGGCCGGGTGCGCGACTTCATGATGTGCCGGGTGATCGAGTCCGGCCTGCTGCTGGTCATGCTGGTCGGCCTGTACGCCGCGCACACCTCGCACCCGGAGGTCTGGTTCCTCGCCTACCTGGTCGCCGGCGCCGCGCCGACCATCGTCTACCTGGCGATCTGGCTGCGCCTGCCGCCCGACCCGAACGCCGCCCCGGTACGCCACGAGCAGGGCCGGATGGTCCGCCGCGAGGGTCTGTCGCTGTTCCCCGCGGCCATCTCCAACATGGCGATGCTCCGGGTGGACCGCCTGGTCATCCCGGCCCTCGCCTCCACCGCGGCGCTCGGCCTTTACACCAGCGTCGCCACCATGACCGAGCTGCTGGCCTGGCCGCTGCGCGCTTTCGCCGACGCCCGGCTGGGCAGGTGGCGGGCCGCGCACAACGACGGCACCCTGCGGGCCACCCCGATCATCCTGGCCGCCGCCGTCTACACGCTGGTCGTGGTCCCGTTCGTGGCCGGCGGGCTCTACCTGCTGATCGTCCCGGTCTTCGGCCACCAGTACTCGCCGGCCAAGGTGGTCGTGCTGCCGCTGGTCGTCGCCGCCGGCCTGTACGCGATCTCCCGGATCACCCTGGGCCTGCTGATCGCCCGCGGCCACGGCACGCTGGTGTCGGCCGCCGAGATCACCGGTTTCGCCGTGAGTTTCGCGGTGTACCTGCTGCTCATCCCCCGGCTGGGCATCCTCGGCGCGGCCTACGGCTCACTTGCCGGATATGGCGCCTGCCTGGTGTTCGCGCTGGTGGCGAGCCGTCTGGTGAAAGACAAGAGCCGTGTCTGA